GCTCTGCAACTCGAGACCGCTGATGCCCGGCATGTGAACATCAGAAATGACGCAGGAGGTTTCGCCGAGTTCCGGCGACTGCAGAAACTCTTCAGCCGACGCAAAACCCCGGGCAGCGAATCCGAACGCCCTGATGAGATTTGCCGTCGAGACGCGAATGGATTCATCGTCATCGACAATCGCAATGAGAGATTTTTTTGCCATTGCTGGGGGATTTTAGAGCACTGATGGTGTTTGCACAACTGGGGACTCGACGAGGCCAGAGCTGCTGCAAGCAAAGCGCTGGCCTATCAAGATTCGCTATCGGCGCCTCGCCCCCATCCCCCCACCCAACCAACTTCCTCGCACATCGGATCGCGGTTGATGTGGGCCAATCGGCTTTGCACGTTTGGGGCGCACGGTTGCTGAAGATCATTCTTCGCAAACGGCCTCGCGACCCTACTTTCGTCCACTGCACAACCAATCACGCAGGCCCGCAAAGCGGATGAGTGTTGGTACGAACCTACCATCAGCAGAACCTCCGTGCCCGATCCGCACGCGAGATTGAATACGAGCCAAAATCGTAGTAGCGTTGCTGTCTCTCTGCCTCAGCGTCATCGTGGCGTCCGCAAAGTGGACGCGGATGGCTGCTTCGATATGAGGTCGTGAAACCGGTTGGCCCGAGCATTCTGATGTCGCAACCGGAATTTGAAACGCACTATGCCACACTGAAGCGCGAGATTGATGCTCTCGAGGCGGACCTCGCGGAGCCAAGAGCACGCAAGCATTTTGCAGACGTGAGGCAGCGGATCGAAACGCTCTACGAGACGTTGCGAGAGAACCATCTGCTCCTGCACACCGTCCTCGAAAACAGCGCCGCGAGCATTTACGCCAAACGCAAAGATGGTCGCTATACCTTCCTCAACAGAGGCATGGAGATGCTGTGCAACGTGACTCGGGAGGAGTGCCTCGGCAGAACAGACTATGACGTGTTTCCCGTAGAAATCGCGGAGCAGTATCGAAGCAAT
This region of Bradyrhizobium sp. CCGUVB1N3 genomic DNA includes:
- a CDS encoding response regulator transcription factor encodes the protein MAKKSLIAIVDDDESIRVSTANLIRAFGFAARGFASAEEFLQSPELGETSCVISDVHMPGISGLELQSRLASTDRRTPVIFITAFPDPRIQERAVAGGAICFLTKPFDGQALIQCVDRALNRSNS